From Erwinia sp. HDF1-3R, one genomic window encodes:
- a CDS encoding baseplate J/gp47 family protein — MAVIDLSQLPAPQIIGVPDFESLLAERKEALIALYPTDQQAAMRRVLALESEPIVKSLQENTYREILLRQRINEAAQAVMVAYAIGSDLDQQAARNNVKRLIITPANPDAVPPVDAVMESDDALRVRVPEAFEGLSVAGPTGAYEFHAKSADGRVQDVSAISPSPATVLITVLSREDDGTAAPDLLTTVNTALSADSVRPVADRVTVQGTTIRNYSVKARLHLFDGVAAGPCLEAANANLAAYLTEQKKLGRSVRRESYGAVMRVAGVDWVEITEPAEDIIMDRTQAGYCTGTDISVAGDLGVT, encoded by the coding sequence GTGGCAGTAATTGACCTTTCCCAACTGCCCGCACCGCAGATTATTGGGGTGCCGGACTTTGAATCGCTGCTGGCTGAGCGCAAAGAGGCGCTGATTGCACTTTATCCGACGGATCAACAGGCCGCCATGCGCCGCGTGCTGGCGCTGGAGTCTGAGCCGATTGTGAAAAGCCTGCAGGAAAACACCTACCGCGAAATCCTGCTGCGCCAGCGCATTAACGAGGCGGCGCAGGCGGTGATGGTGGCCTACGCCATCGGCAGCGATCTGGACCAGCAGGCCGCGCGCAATAACGTGAAGCGCCTGATCATTACACCTGCGAATCCCGATGCGGTGCCGCCGGTGGATGCGGTAATGGAATCGGACGATGCGCTGCGCGTCCGCGTGCCGGAGGCGTTTGAGGGGCTGAGCGTGGCCGGACCGACGGGCGCATATGAGTTTCACGCTAAAAGCGCCGATGGCCGGGTGCAGGACGTGTCCGCCATCAGCCCGTCACCGGCGACAGTACTGATCACTGTCCTGAGCCGCGAAGACGATGGCACGGCGGCACCTGATTTGCTGACTACAGTGAATACCGCTCTAAGCGCCGACAGCGTGCGACCGGTTGCCGACCGTGTGACGGTTCAGGGGACGACCATTCGCAACTACAGCGTTAAGGCTAGGCTACACCTGTTCGATGGTGTGGCCGCCGGTCCATGCCTTGAGGCGGCAAACGCTAATCTGGCTGCTTACCTTACCGAACAGAAAAAGCTGGGGCGCAGCGTGCGGCGTGAGTCCTACGGAGCGGTGATGCGCGTGGCCGGTGTGGACTGGGTGGAAATCACCGAACCGGCGGAGGACATCATTATGGACCGCACACAGGCGGGTTACTGCACCGGTACGGACATTTCCGTGGCGGGCGATCTGGGGGTGACATGA
- a CDS encoding phage tail protein I yields the protein MSNSSLMPPGSSALERRLVRACSGISGLNVPLRDLWNPATCPVSFLPYLAWAFSVDRWDESWAESVKRQVVSDAFYIHQHKGTISAIRRVVEPFGFLIRVIEWWKTNEPPGTFRLDIGVQDQGITEETYQELERLISDAKPCSRHLLGMSINLQVSGETRMAAVSYDGDDLTVYPYTPEIISVSGAAYGGAAVQVIDLMEVGP from the coding sequence ATGAGCAACAGCAGCCTGATGCCGCCCGGTTCATCTGCGCTGGAGCGCCGCCTGGTACGGGCGTGCAGCGGGATTTCCGGGCTGAACGTGCCGCTGCGCGACCTGTGGAACCCGGCCACCTGCCCGGTGAGCTTTCTGCCTTATCTGGCTTGGGCCTTCTCGGTGGACCGCTGGGACGAAAGCTGGGCTGAGAGCGTCAAACGGCAGGTGGTGAGCGATGCGTTTTATATTCATCAGCACAAAGGCACTATCAGCGCCATCCGCCGCGTAGTGGAGCCGTTCGGCTTCCTGATCCGGGTAATTGAGTGGTGGAAAACCAATGAGCCGCCCGGCACGTTCCGGCTGGATATTGGCGTGCAGGACCAGGGCATTACTGAAGAAACCTATCAGGAGCTTGAGCGGCTGATCAGCGATGCAAAACCCTGCAGCCGTCACCTGCTGGGAATGTCCATTAACCTGCAGGTCAGCGGCGAAACACGCATGGCAGCAGTCAGCTATGACGGTGATGACCTGACCGTTTACCCGTACACCCCGGAAATTATCTCCGTCAGCGGCGCGGCTTATGGCGGCGCGGCGGTACAAGTTATTGACCTGATGGAAGTGGGACCATGA